The following are encoded together in the Scomber japonicus isolate fScoJap1 chromosome 20, fScoJap1.pri, whole genome shotgun sequence genome:
- the entpd1 gene encoding ectonucleoside triphosphate diphosphohydrolase 1 isoform X2: MKEKNPWHTPATIIITVIGVIAIVALVTVAVVQNMPLPKKYKYGIVLDAGSSHTALYIYRWPAEKVNDTGRAVQVHSCKVKGAGISSYASDPLKAGESLKVCMLEAKDQVPSKRHQETPLYLGATAGMRLLNIENSTASDRVFQAVSQALQTSPFSFQGARIISGQEEGAFGWITVNYLDDRLKQGLETTGALDLGGASTQISFVSDNYDGSESPKNSVTFRLYGNDYNLYTHSFLCYGKDQVLRMALAHQTQSGPETVLDPCFHRGYTAIRNYSVLYDTPCVSDRKPQPAPVAFNHTGTGDFQECQGVVRRVFNFTDCKYSQCSFNGVFQPSLQGPFGAFSAYYFVMNFLNLTDTSIPLEVVKKKLTDYCATPWKQIKEKFPHIKEKYLAEYCFSGTYIITLLTEGYNFTSADYPNIKFIKKIKDSDAGWTLGYMLNLTNMIPAEAPAKPPLPHEGYVSIVTIIAILLFVLIIFSLRPIWPRCSKQPQII; encoded by the exons atgaaagagaagaaCCCCTGGCACACGCCTgcgaccatcatcatcactgtgattGGCGTCATAGCGATTGTTGCCTTGGTGACAGTAGCAGTTGTGCAGAACATGCCCCTACCCAAAAAGTACAAG TATGGGATCGTGCTTGACGCTGGATCCTCCCACACAGCTCTGTATATCTATAGGTGGCCAGCAGAGAAGGTTAACGACACTGGCAGAGCTGTACAGGTGCATTCCTGCAAAGTTAAAG GTGCAGGTATCTCTAGCTATGCCTCTGATCCACTGAAAGCAGGGGAGTCTCTAAAAGTATGCATGCTGGAGGCCAAGGACCAGGTCCCCAGTAAAAGACACCAGGAGACCCCTCTTTATCTGGGAGCTACTGCTGGAATGAGATTGCTAAA tATAGAGAACAGTACAGCGTCTGACAGGGTCTTTCAGGCCGTGTCACAAGCCCTGCAAACGTCCCCCTTTTCCTTTCAAGGAGCGAGGATCATTAGCGGTCAAGAAGAAGGAGCCTTCGGCTGGATCACAGTCAACTATTTGGATGATCGCCTCAAACAG GGTTTGGAAACCACAGGAGCTCTTGATCTTGGCGGGGCCTCCACTCAGATTAGCTTTGTTTCCGATAATTATGATGGTTCAGAGTCACCCAAGAACTCTGTGACATTCCGACTCTACGGAAATGACTAtaacctgtacacacacagcttcCTGTGTTACGGGAAAGACCAAGTTTTACGTATGGCGCTGGCACACCAGACTCAG TCAGGTCCAGAAACAGTATTAGATCCCTGTTTCCACCGAGGCTACACTGCAATAAGGAACTACTCAGTCCTTTATGACACCCCCTGCGTGTCAGACAGGAAACCCCAACCAGCTCCTGTAGCCTTCAATCACACAGGGACAGGAGACTTTCAAGAATGCCAGGGAGTTGTCAGAAGAGTCTTCAACTTTACTGACTGCAAATACAGCCAATGCTCTTTCAACGGGGTCTTCCAGCCATCTTTGCAAGGGCCATTTGGG GCTTTTTCTGCTTACTACTTTGTGATGAACTTCCTCAATCTGACTGATACATCCATCCCCCTGGAAGTTGTCAAGAAAAAGCTAACAGACTACTGCGCTACCCCTTGGAAGCAG ATTAAGGAGAAGTTTCCACATATAAAAGAAAAGTATTTGGCTGAGTACTGTTTCTCTGGCACGTACATCATCACCCTGCTGACAGAAGGATACAACTTCACCTCGGCGGACTACCCGAACATAAAATTCATCAAGAAG ATAAAAGACAGTGACGCAGGCTGGACGCTGGGCTACATGTTGAACCTGACCAACATGATACCAGCAGAGGCTCCTGCCAAGCCCCCTCTGCCCCACGAAGGCTATGTCTCCATCGTCACCATCATCGCCATATTGCTGTTCGTCCTCATCATCTTCAGCCTACGTCCAATCTGGCCTCGCTGCTCCAAGCAGCCACAgatcatataa
- the LOC128380925 gene encoding potassium channel subfamily K member 1-like — MVRSCTVGCCARFVERHQSALNFVVLVAGYILYLIVGAGIFSAIELPYERELREELKAARQDFLSNNTCVSDARLEELLARTLEASNYGVSVLGNDTNHNWDFVSSLFFTSTVLTTTGYGHTVPLSDEGKAFCIFYSVFGIPVTLFFLSAVVQRIMALVTRRPVSYFHHRWAVSKPKLAIIHATCLAIITTLFFLLIPAWIFVSLEQDWNFLESLYFCFISLTTIGLGDYVPGETHSKEAIPHPQLYRLAITVYLLLGLVCVLVVLETCWELPQLRRLRRRFYEENVRELDSETTNIIDKDHLSDQLTDPSDHMTDHQPVIPSVSEQAASLRQDKSTPYTPASGPSANGKLR, encoded by the exons ATGGTGCGCAGCTGTACGGTGGGCTGCTGCGCTCGATTTGTGGAGCGACACCAGTCAGCGCTGAATTTTGTGGTGTTGGTAGCCGGCTACATCCTCTATCTGATAGTCGGCGCCGGGATCTTCTCCGCCATCGAGCTGCCTTACGAGCGGGAGCTTCGCGAGGAGCTGAAGGCCGCCCGGCAGGACTTCCTGAGCAACAACACCTGCGTGTCCGACGCGCGCCTGGAGGAGCTGCTGGCCCGCACGCTGGAGGCCAGTAATTATGGAGTGTCCGTGCTGGGTAACGACACCAACCACAACTGGGACTTTGTGTCCTCCCTGTTCTTCACCAGTACCGTGCTGACAACTACAG gttATGGCCACACTGTTCCTCTCTCAGATGAAGGGAAGGCCTTCTGTATCTTCTACTCCGTCTTTGGCATTCCTGTtaccctcttcttcctctctgctgtggtGCAAAGGATCATGGCCCTGGTGACCAGACGTCCAGTGTCCTACTTCCACCACCGTTGGGCTGTGTCTAAACCAAAGTTAGCCATCATCCATGCCACTTGCCTTGCCATCATCACAACcctgttcttcctcctcatccctgCTTGGATCTTTGTCAGCCTGGAGCAAGACTGGAACTTTCTTGAATCTCTGTATTTCTGCTTCATCTCTCTGACAACCATTGGCCTCGGGGATTATGTCCCAGGAGAGACCCACAGTAAAGAGGCAATCCCACATCCACAGCTCTACAGGTTGGCTATTACAG TCTATTTGCTGCTGGGCTTGGTGTGTGTACTGGTGGTGCTGGAGACATGCTGGGAGCTTCCCCAGTTGAGACGCCTCAGACGGAGGTTCTACGAAGAAAACGTGCGGGAGCTGGACTCTGAGACCACAAACATCATTGATAAGGATCACCTGAGCGACCAGCTGACTGACCCCTCAGATCACATGACAGATCACCAACCAGTCATCCCGTCTGTGTCTGAACAGGCTGCCTCCCTGCGGCAGGACAAGTCAACACCTTACACCCCAGCATCAGGACCTTCTGCTAATGGAAAACTGCGATGA
- the entpd1 gene encoding ectonucleoside triphosphate diphosphohydrolase 1 isoform X1 translates to MSAQREMKEKNPWHTPATIIITVIGVIAIVALVTVAVVQNMPLPKKYKYGIVLDAGSSHTALYIYRWPAEKVNDTGRAVQVHSCKVKGAGISSYASDPLKAGESLKVCMLEAKDQVPSKRHQETPLYLGATAGMRLLNIENSTASDRVFQAVSQALQTSPFSFQGARIISGQEEGAFGWITVNYLDDRLKQGLETTGALDLGGASTQISFVSDNYDGSESPKNSVTFRLYGNDYNLYTHSFLCYGKDQVLRMALAHQTQSGPETVLDPCFHRGYTAIRNYSVLYDTPCVSDRKPQPAPVAFNHTGTGDFQECQGVVRRVFNFTDCKYSQCSFNGVFQPSLQGPFGAFSAYYFVMNFLNLTDTSIPLEVVKKKLTDYCATPWKQIKEKFPHIKEKYLAEYCFSGTYIITLLTEGYNFTSADYPNIKFIKKIKDSDAGWTLGYMLNLTNMIPAEAPAKPPLPHEGYVSIVTIIAILLFVLIIFSLRPIWPRCSKQPQII, encoded by the exons ATGTCTGCACAAAGAG agatgaaagagaagaaCCCCTGGCACACGCCTgcgaccatcatcatcactgtgattGGCGTCATAGCGATTGTTGCCTTGGTGACAGTAGCAGTTGTGCAGAACATGCCCCTACCCAAAAAGTACAAG TATGGGATCGTGCTTGACGCTGGATCCTCCCACACAGCTCTGTATATCTATAGGTGGCCAGCAGAGAAGGTTAACGACACTGGCAGAGCTGTACAGGTGCATTCCTGCAAAGTTAAAG GTGCAGGTATCTCTAGCTATGCCTCTGATCCACTGAAAGCAGGGGAGTCTCTAAAAGTATGCATGCTGGAGGCCAAGGACCAGGTCCCCAGTAAAAGACACCAGGAGACCCCTCTTTATCTGGGAGCTACTGCTGGAATGAGATTGCTAAA tATAGAGAACAGTACAGCGTCTGACAGGGTCTTTCAGGCCGTGTCACAAGCCCTGCAAACGTCCCCCTTTTCCTTTCAAGGAGCGAGGATCATTAGCGGTCAAGAAGAAGGAGCCTTCGGCTGGATCACAGTCAACTATTTGGATGATCGCCTCAAACAG GGTTTGGAAACCACAGGAGCTCTTGATCTTGGCGGGGCCTCCACTCAGATTAGCTTTGTTTCCGATAATTATGATGGTTCAGAGTCACCCAAGAACTCTGTGACATTCCGACTCTACGGAAATGACTAtaacctgtacacacacagcttcCTGTGTTACGGGAAAGACCAAGTTTTACGTATGGCGCTGGCACACCAGACTCAG TCAGGTCCAGAAACAGTATTAGATCCCTGTTTCCACCGAGGCTACACTGCAATAAGGAACTACTCAGTCCTTTATGACACCCCCTGCGTGTCAGACAGGAAACCCCAACCAGCTCCTGTAGCCTTCAATCACACAGGGACAGGAGACTTTCAAGAATGCCAGGGAGTTGTCAGAAGAGTCTTCAACTTTACTGACTGCAAATACAGCCAATGCTCTTTCAACGGGGTCTTCCAGCCATCTTTGCAAGGGCCATTTGGG GCTTTTTCTGCTTACTACTTTGTGATGAACTTCCTCAATCTGACTGATACATCCATCCCCCTGGAAGTTGTCAAGAAAAAGCTAACAGACTACTGCGCTACCCCTTGGAAGCAG ATTAAGGAGAAGTTTCCACATATAAAAGAAAAGTATTTGGCTGAGTACTGTTTCTCTGGCACGTACATCATCACCCTGCTGACAGAAGGATACAACTTCACCTCGGCGGACTACCCGAACATAAAATTCATCAAGAAG ATAAAAGACAGTGACGCAGGCTGGACGCTGGGCTACATGTTGAACCTGACCAACATGATACCAGCAGAGGCTCCTGCCAAGCCCCCTCTGCCCCACGAAGGCTATGTCTCCATCGTCACCATCATCGCCATATTGCTGTTCGTCCTCATCATCTTCAGCCTACGTCCAATCTGGCCTCGCTGCTCCAAGCAGCCACAgatcatataa